Proteins co-encoded in one Dehalogenimonas sp. WBC-2 genomic window:
- a CDS encoding alanyl-tRNA synthetase encodes MPMTGDQLRQLFLNYFAEKGHKIMPSASLIPHGDPTLLLTTAGMVQFKPYFLGKEKPPAKRLTTTQKCFRTTDIDSVGDSSHLTFFEMLGNFSVGDYFKKEAIDFAWEFVTERLKMPRERLWVTVYLDDDEAIRFWQDKGVPAERIVRLGEKDNFWGPAGDSGPCGPCSEIHYDFGEEAGCGEVTCGPACKCGRFCEIWNLVFMQFNQDTAGTRTPLPRPNIDTGMGLERLTAIMQGKSTVYKTDRFDYLLDKVADVSGCNYGQGDETDRAMRIIAEHSRGITFLIADGVIPSNEGRGYVLRRLLRRTALFGRMLGLKQPFMVPLVESVITQMGKVYPELTSRREFIVELVSREESRFAETLFTGMQLLEDMMAGEESQLQRKVTGEQAFKLYDTYGFPLDLTIEIASQHGFDVDNEGFNFEMERQREKARAGAKFVLNKETHGAHDFSPTCFTGYDTLSQYGTVDGIIKNNSQADSLSEGEQGGLILDKTAFYAEMGGQAGDTGAIIVGDNTFVVTNALPLSPGVTLHQGYVSRGIIRIGDEALANVDVTRRYDIARNHTATHLLQAALREVLGEHVQQRGSVVAADRLRFDFSHLKAVTQEELLKVEDIVNERIRENHPVNTTETGYQDALKTGVTALFGEKYGETVRVLAIGIDKPVSAELCGGTHIKATGEIGLFKIVSESSVGAGLRRIEAVTGRSTEYYIRQQAKVFNDKIEHLQTEIDHDKNQLNIFQKEIARIKASRLVSKAGTTQWSMIPTQRALRADAIDGTTYTVFVDEHGKSRFTKSINNGLEWVELPVAGTLSSIATSPVESNVIYISIDESVLKSIDNGNTFTIIGIAPAKIVSLDVAMVGGAYIIVAATSKDVFILNESLATIRLVRLGEPSFGELYPDATVTSIKMSPNFSIDRQITVVATKDNMVQIAMVSGSMPWESRESSIRIIEGGKLFTAEIPNSDIETLRIAADSLREDLGPSVIALGSIWNDKPIFLAMVTSDMVNKGYHAGNIIKKLSQIAGGGGGGKPNMAQGGGRDKDKLREALDAVSEFIR; translated from the coding sequence ATGCCCATGACCGGTGACCAGTTACGTCAGCTTTTTCTCAATTATTTCGCGGAGAAAGGGCATAAAATAATGCCCTCGGCTTCTTTAATACCGCATGGCGACCCGACGCTGTTACTGACGACAGCTGGGATGGTACAGTTCAAACCTTATTTCCTGGGAAAGGAAAAACCACCGGCTAAACGTCTGACTACAACCCAGAAATGCTTCCGCACTACAGATATCGATTCGGTCGGTGATTCTTCTCATCTTACTTTCTTCGAGATGCTGGGAAATTTTTCAGTCGGCGATTACTTCAAAAAAGAGGCTATCGATTTCGCCTGGGAGTTCGTCACCGAGCGGCTCAAAATGCCCAGGGAACGCCTTTGGGTTACTGTTTATCTTGACGACGATGAGGCCATCAGGTTCTGGCAGGATAAGGGCGTGCCTGCGGAACGCATCGTTCGGCTGGGCGAAAAGGATAACTTCTGGGGTCCGGCCGGGGATTCCGGTCCTTGCGGTCCCTGTTCAGAGATTCACTACGATTTCGGTGAAGAAGCCGGTTGCGGCGAAGTGACATGCGGGCCGGCCTGCAAGTGCGGCCGGTTCTGCGAGATCTGGAACCTGGTTTTTATGCAGTTCAACCAGGACACCGCCGGAACCCGCACCCCGCTGCCCCGCCCCAACATTGACACCGGCATGGGTCTTGAACGGCTGACGGCAATAATGCAGGGCAAATCCACCGTCTATAAAACCGACCGTTTTGATTACCTGCTGGATAAAGTTGCTGATGTATCAGGTTGTAATTATGGGCAAGGCGATGAAACTGACCGGGCAATGCGCATCATCGCCGAACATTCCCGCGGCATCACCTTCCTCATCGCCGACGGCGTCATCCCTTCCAACGAAGGCCGGGGTTATGTGTTACGCCGCCTGCTGCGCAGAACCGCGCTTTTCGGCCGCATGCTAGGCCTTAAACAGCCTTTCATGGTTCCTCTGGTAGAATCAGTCATAACGCAGATGGGCAAGGTTTATCCCGAACTAACCTCCCGCCGCGAGTTCATTGTCGAACTGGTATCAAGGGAGGAATCCAGATTTGCCGAAACTCTATTCACCGGCATGCAGTTGCTGGAAGACATGATGGCCGGAGAAGAGAGCCAGTTACAGCGCAAGGTAACCGGAGAGCAGGCGTTCAAGTTATACGATACCTATGGTTTCCCTCTGGATCTTACTATAGAAATAGCCTCACAACATGGGTTTGATGTAGATAATGAAGGTTTCAATTTTGAAATGGAGCGCCAGCGGGAAAAGGCTCGGGCCGGTGCAAAATTCGTCCTTAATAAGGAAACGCATGGCGCCCATGATTTCAGCCCAACCTGTTTTACCGGTTACGACACTCTGTCTCAATACGGTACCGTTGACGGCATAATCAAGAATAATTCACAGGCAGATTCTCTTAGCGAGGGTGAACAGGGTGGTCTTATCCTGGATAAAACGGCTTTCTATGCTGAGATGGGCGGTCAGGCAGGCGACACCGGAGCAATCATCGTCGGCGACAACACTTTTGTAGTGACCAATGCCCTGCCGTTAAGCCCGGGCGTAACACTGCACCAAGGGTATGTCAGCCGCGGCATCATCCGCATCGGAGATGAGGCGTTAGCTAATGTCGATGTTACCCGCCGCTATGACATTGCCAGAAACCATACCGCTACTCATCTGCTCCAGGCTGCGTTGCGTGAAGTGCTTGGAGAGCATGTGCAGCAGCGGGGCTCAGTCGTCGCCGCCGACAGATTAAGGTTTGATTTCTCCCACCTCAAAGCGGTAACTCAGGAAGAGCTTCTCAAAGTCGAAGATATCGTTAATGAGCGTATTCGTGAAAATCACCCGGTAAACACGACAGAAACCGGTTATCAGGATGCTCTTAAAACAGGGGTCACCGCACTTTTCGGTGAAAAATACGGGGAGACGGTCAGAGTATTAGCCATCGGCATAGATAAACCGGTGTCCGCCGAACTATGCGGCGGTACCCATATTAAAGCAACCGGTGAGATCGGGCTTTTCAAAATCGTCAGTGAATCCAGCGTCGGTGCCGGACTCAGGCGGATCGAAGCCGTTACCGGCCGTAGCACCGAATACTATATCCGGCAACAGGCCAAGGTGTTCAACGACAAGATTGAACATCTCCAGACTGAGATCGACCATGATAAGAATCAACTGAATATATTTCAGAAAGAGATAGCAAGAATAAAAGCTTCTCGTCTCGTTTCAAAGGCAGGAACCACTCAATGGAGCATGATTCCCACCCAAAGGGCATTGCGTGCAGATGCTATTGATGGCACTACTTATACTGTTTTCGTCGACGAACATGGTAAATCCAGGTTTACAAAATCAATTAATAACGGATTGGAGTGGGTTGAATTGCCGGTCGCGGGCACATTGAGTTCAATAGCCACTTCCCCTGTTGAGTCAAATGTCATTTATATCTCAATTGATGAAAGCGTGCTTAAATCTATTGATAACGGTAACACGTTTACAATAATCGGAATCGCACCGGCAAAAATAGTTTCATTAGATGTTGCGATGGTCGGTGGAGCATATATAATCGTTGCTGCTACATCGAAGGATGTTTTTATCCTAAACGAGTCGCTTGCCACTATCAGGTTAGTTAGACTTGGTGAACCATCTTTCGGAGAATTATATCCCGATGCAACAGTGACCAGTATTAAAATGTCTCCTAATTTTAGTATCGATCGTCAGATTACCGTGGTTGCGACCAAAGATAATATGGTTCAAATAGCTATGGTATCAGGTAGTATGCCATGGGAATCCCGCGAATCCTCCATCAGAATCATCGAAGGTGGAAAACTGTTTACTGCAGAAATACCGAATTCAGATATTGAAACACTTCGTATTGCAGCTGATAGCTTAAGGGAAGACCTCGGTCCGTCTGTAATTGCTCTTGGTTCGATTTGGAACGATAAACCAATATTTTTAGCTATGGTAACTTCGGATATGGTAAACAAGGGTTACCACGCCGGCAATATTATCAAAAAGTTATCTCAAATAGCCGGCGGCGGCGGCGGTGGCAAACCGAATATGGCGCAGGGCGGCGGCCGGGACAAAGATAAACTACGGGAAGCCCTGGATGCTGTCAGCGAGTTCATCAGGTAG
- a CDS encoding UTP--glucose-1-phosphate uridylyltransferase, with amino-acid sequence MTQIKKAVIVAAGAGTRFLPITKSVPKEMLPLMSKPVIQYNVEEIVASGIKDIVFVIAHGKEAIIDYFSVAPALETYLVARGDVNSLKKIRNLPKMAHFSSVYQSAPLGLGHAVGTAKEAVGNEPFAVILPDDIMDSEMPVLKQMLEVYKKHPGNIILVEKCCPEDTHKYGTIDAEPISPGVYRVKGLVEKSKPEEVPSNLGIVGRYILMPEIFEAIAATKPGRSGEIQLTDAIRIILETQPVFACEFEGIRHDTGTPEGWLKANVAWAAKGKQG; translated from the coding sequence ATGACCCAGATTAAAAAAGCCGTTATCGTAGCCGCTGGCGCCGGTACCCGCTTTCTGCCTATTACCAAGAGCGTCCCCAAAGAGATGCTGCCGCTGATGTCTAAACCGGTCATCCAATACAACGTGGAAGAAATAGTCGCTTCGGGTATCAAAGATATTGTTTTTGTCATCGCTCATGGCAAAGAGGCCATCATAGATTATTTCAGCGTTGCACCTGCGCTTGAAACTTACCTGGTAGCCAGAGGAGATGTAAATAGCCTGAAGAAAATTCGTAACCTGCCCAAAATGGCACACTTCAGTAGCGTCTATCAGTCTGCGCCATTGGGGTTGGGACACGCTGTCGGGACTGCGAAAGAAGCCGTTGGGAATGAGCCGTTCGCGGTGATACTGCCGGACGATATTATGGACTCAGAGATGCCGGTACTCAAACAAATGTTGGAAGTTTATAAGAAGCATCCGGGCAATATCATCCTGGTGGAGAAATGCTGTCCCGAGGATACACATAAATATGGGACCATTGATGCTGAACCAATATCGCCGGGAGTGTATCGGGTTAAAGGTCTGGTAGAAAAATCTAAACCAGAAGAAGTGCCGTCTAACCTGGGGATTGTTGGCCGCTACATCCTGATGCCTGAGATATTTGAAGCTATTGCTGCCACAAAACCCGGAAGGAGCGGAGAAATCCAATTGACCGATGCCATCAGGATCATACTTGAAACCCAGCCGGTTTTCGCCTGTGAATTTGAAGGTATCAGACACGATACCGGTACTCCGGAAGGCTGGTTGAAGGCCAATGTAGCTTGGGCGGCTAAAGGCAAGCAAGGCTGA
- a CDS encoding putative sugar kinase, translating into MKYLSPILAADLGGTKVLAGIVGGDGYLQNRVKLRSEGGGGLESILRNLYAAIDRVLDLATDRPAAIALAAAGVIDIAQGTITNSPNLMATNGVPIKDLLARRYSLPVVLINDASSAAVAEHRLGAGIGTKNMVFLTVSTGLGGGIIIDGKLYQGADGSAGEFGHTSIDLNGPADSCGLFGCLEQNASGTAIARNATNLIGKGRQSILVKILSDNGIITTEDVAEAARQGDMLAIEVFNEAMRRLGIGIVNIVNVFNPELIVVGGGVSETGDMLFEPVRQFVAGHAFRLPASRVKIVPAALGDEAGAIGAGLYAREELRL; encoded by the coding sequence ATGAAATATTTATCACCCATTCTTGCCGCCGACCTGGGAGGCACCAAGGTATTAGCCGGGATAGTCGGTGGTGATGGCTATCTGCAAAACCGGGTAAAACTCAGATCGGAAGGCGGCGGTGGACTCGAAAGTATCCTGCGTAATTTATACGCCGCCATTGACAGGGTTTTAGATCTGGCCACTGATCGCCCCGCAGCAATCGCCCTGGCTGCTGCCGGTGTTATCGATATAGCCCAAGGAACCATAACTAACTCCCCGAATCTGATGGCAACCAACGGCGTACCGATCAAAGATCTTCTTGCCCGCCGATACAGTCTCCCTGTGGTTTTGATAAATGACGCCAGTTCGGCTGCTGTGGCTGAACACCGTTTGGGGGCTGGAATCGGCACCAAAAACATGGTATTTCTAACTGTCTCAACCGGCCTGGGCGGGGGTATAATTATCGATGGCAAGCTTTACCAGGGTGCTGACGGCAGTGCCGGTGAATTCGGGCATACCAGCATCGACCTGAACGGACCGGCTGATTCATGCGGCTTATTCGGTTGCCTTGAGCAGAACGCGTCTGGTACCGCCATCGCCCGCAACGCCACAAATTTGATTGGGAAAGGCCGTCAGTCAATCCTGGTAAAGATACTCTCCGATAATGGAATCATCACAACCGAAGATGTGGCTGAAGCCGCAAGGCAGGGGGACATGCTGGCAATTGAAGTTTTCAATGAGGCGATGCGGCGGCTTGGAATAGGTATCGTGAATATCGTCAACGTGTTCAATCCTGAATTGATCGTTGTTGGTGGCGGGGTGAGTGAGACCGGGGATATGCTATTTGAACCCGTTCGGCAATTCGTGGCCGGACACGCTTTCAGGCTTCCGGCGTCACGGGTAAAGATCGTTCCGGCGGCTTTAGGCGATGAGGCTGGCGCTATTGGCGCCGGATTGTACGCCAGAGAGGAACTCCGGTTATGA
- a CDS encoding alcohol dehydrogenase: MLSEFYMPTKVIFGEGSFSGIGDEATLLGKRAVIVSGRNSLRRLGVLDKAADLLEKAGIQTFIFDKAEPNPRASTVDEGAALVRKERIDLVIALGGGSAMDASKGIALASAGDQPVWKYLTGRDNPSGRVPALLMVPTVAGSGSEVNSGAVITNWATHEKRVLSRPSLQPKTAIIDPELALSLPLAPTLQGGVDIFCHALEPYITASDPEDLNDGWREAMMKNVVKFLPLLKENLHNPGARRALAWASTMACSAFSGLGGGNGSMTLHGIEHPLSGLYDIAHGDGLAALLPAWLADVSRVKADRVRLLGERVFGASDGQKAVEDWLKSVGMRHRLEGLGVTMDSIPELARLAGISSPWIINNPTPLDKGDIERLYRMAW; this comes from the coding sequence ATGTTAAGTGAATTCTATATGCCAACAAAGGTGATTTTCGGCGAAGGTTCCTTCAGCGGTATCGGCGACGAGGCCACACTTCTGGGAAAGCGGGCGGTGATTGTTTCCGGCCGTAATAGCCTCCGGCGCCTTGGAGTACTCGATAAGGCCGCGGACCTGCTGGAAAAAGCCGGAATTCAGACATTCATTTTCGACAAGGCAGAACCCAACCCCCGCGCCTCAACCGTTGATGAAGGGGCGGCATTGGTTAGAAAAGAGCGGATCGATCTGGTCATCGCCTTAGGCGGCGGTAGTGCCATGGATGCCTCAAAAGGGATTGCCCTGGCTTCAGCCGGAGATCAACCGGTTTGGAAATATTTGACAGGCCGCGATAATCCATCCGGCAGAGTGCCTGCCCTGCTAATGGTGCCGACGGTGGCCGGTTCCGGTTCAGAGGTCAATTCGGGCGCCGTTATAACCAACTGGGCAACCCATGAGAAAAGGGTATTGTCCCGACCATCACTTCAGCCTAAAACAGCCATAATTGATCCTGAATTAGCATTAAGTCTACCGCTAGCCCCAACCCTTCAGGGAGGGGTGGATATCTTTTGCCATGCCCTTGAACCGTACATTACCGCAAGTGACCCAGAAGACCTCAATGATGGCTGGCGTGAGGCGATGATGAAAAATGTTGTTAAATTTCTGCCTTTATTAAAGGAAAATCTGCATAACCCGGGAGCCCGGCGTGCATTGGCATGGGCTTCAACTATGGCTTGTTCCGCTTTCTCCGGCCTCGGCGGCGGAAATGGCTCAATGACCCTTCACGGCATCGAACACCCGCTCTCCGGTTTGTATGATATCGCTCATGGAGATGGCCTGGCAGCGCTACTTCCAGCCTGGCTGGCTGACGTTTCCAGGGTGAAGGCCGATCGTGTCCGGCTCTTGGGAGAACGGGTATTCGGTGCCAGCGACGGTCAAAAAGCTGTCGAAGACTGGTTGAAATCTGTTGGCATGAGACACCGGCTTGAGGGACTTGGAGTAACCATGGACAGCATTCCGGAATTGGCGCGTCTGGCAGGTATATCATCGCCCTGGATCATCAACAACCCGACACCTCTTGATAAGGGTGATATCGAGCGTCTTTACCGCATGGCCTGGTAA